One window from the genome of Hippoglossus hippoglossus isolate fHipHip1 chromosome 6, fHipHip1.pri, whole genome shotgun sequence encodes:
- the LOC117763693 gene encoding DNA polymerase III PolC-type-like, giving the protein MSSNSTIVFFDLETTGLDTNVCDIIQLSAVCGERLFNVYTLPFRAISEDTTRVNGFTVSNGGLFLRGNLLYTTPVYEALTSFIAFLQSFHRPVLLAAHNAKGFDAPILTRVLLQNHLLQEFQQVVSGYLDTLLLSKWLYPNLPRHSQQFMVSHFLGRSYDAHNAVEDARMLQELYKIWNPDQKSLFFTASLML; this is encoded by the exons ATGTCTTCCAACTCTACCATCGTCTTCTTCGACCTGGAGACAACTGGATTAG ACACCAACGTGTGTGACATCATCCAGTTGTCTGCTGTCTGTGGAGAGAGGCTCTTTAACGTCTACACCCTCCCCTTCCGCGCTATCAGCGAGGACACCACACGGGTTAATGGCTTCACCGTTAGCAATGGGGGCCTGTTTCTCCGTGGGAATCTTCTGTACACCACCCCTGTCTACGAGGCTCTCACCTCTTTCATAGCCTTCCTTCAATCCTTTCACCGTCCCGTACTGCTGGCGGCCCACAATGCGAAGGGCTTTGATGCCCCTATTCTCACCAgagtgctgctgcagaaccACCTCCTGCAGGAGTTCCAGCAGGTGGTGTCTGGGTATTTGGACACCTTACTGCTGAGCAAGTGGCTCTATCCTAATCTGCCCAGACACTCCCAGCAGTTTATGGTCAGTCACTTCCTTGGACGGTCCTACGACGCTCATAATGCTGTGGAGGATGCCAGGATGCTACAGGAGCTGTACAAGATATGGAATCCTGATCAAAAGAGCTTATTTTTTACTGCATCCCTAATGTTATAA